A stretch of the Filimonas lacunae genome encodes the following:
- a CDS encoding 2Fe-2S iron-sulfur cluster-binding protein — protein MMINITVENRDGERRNLEIPDDMNLSLMEALKAYEYNILATCGGMALCATCHVQVLQGLPGLPPMKDAEMDMLDTLPDAASDSRLACQLRVDETMEGAIFKIMGEEE, from the coding sequence ATGATGATTAATATTACAGTTGAAAACAGGGATGGAGAAAGGCGCAATCTGGAAATTCCTGATGACATGAACCTGAGCCTGATGGAGGCTTTAAAAGCGTATGAGTATAATATCCTGGCTACATGTGGAGGAATGGCTTTGTGTGCCACCTGTCACGTACAGGTGTTACAGGGGTTACCCGGGCTGCCACCAATGAAAGATGCAGAAATGGACATGCTGGATACCCTGCCCGATGCAGCTTCTGATAGCCGGTTAGCCTGCCAGCTTAGGGTAGATGAAACTATGGAAGGCGCCATATTTAAAATAATGGGAGAGGAAGAGTAA
- a CDS encoding NAD(P)/FAD-dependent oxidoreductase, with amino-acid sequence MIQTDICIIGAGPVGLFSVFEAGLLKMRCHVMDALPQVGGQLSEIYPQKPIYDIPGYPEVKAQELVDNLMKQIAPFSPTFTLGERVEGIERQEDKSFIVTTNENTTVHCKVIVIAGGLGCFEPRKPAIERLEDFEGKGVAYMVKDPEHFRDKQVVLAGGGDSALDWAIYLSDIAKSLTLVHRGETFRGAPDSAEKVVHLAQQGRINLVLKSNIVKIDGNGHLKEVHIAGADNEISTLEADHLIPLFGLSPKLGPIANWGLNIDKSAILVDTTDYSTNVEGIYAIGDINTYTGKLKLILCGFHEAALMCQSAFKHVFPDQRLSFKYTTVNGVNAF; translated from the coding sequence ATGATCCAGACTGATATTTGTATAATTGGAGCCGGCCCGGTAGGCTTGTTTTCTGTTTTTGAAGCGGGTTTATTGAAAATGCGTTGCCATGTTATGGACGCATTACCACAGGTTGGAGGACAACTTTCTGAAATTTACCCTCAGAAGCCCATTTATGATATTCCCGGTTATCCTGAAGTAAAAGCACAGGAACTGGTAGATAACCTGATGAAGCAAATTGCTCCATTTTCACCCACATTTACTTTGGGTGAGCGTGTAGAAGGTATTGAAAGACAAGAAGATAAATCATTTATAGTTACCACCAACGAAAATACCACTGTTCATTGTAAGGTAATTGTAATTGCCGGTGGCCTGGGCTGTTTCGAACCCCGCAAACCAGCTATTGAGCGTCTGGAAGATTTTGAAGGTAAGGGTGTTGCCTATATGGTAAAAGATCCTGAGCATTTCAGAGACAAGCAAGTGGTACTGGCAGGTGGTGGTGACTCTGCATTGGACTGGGCAATTTATTTATCTGATATCGCAAAATCTTTGACCCTTGTACATAGAGGAGAAACTTTCCGTGGCGCCCCGGATTCTGCTGAAAAAGTAGTTCACCTGGCGCAACAAGGACGTATCAACCTGGTACTCAAGTCCAATATTGTAAAAATTGATGGTAATGGCCATCTGAAAGAAGTGCATATTGCCGGTGCTGATAATGAAATAAGCACACTGGAAGCAGATCACTTGATTCCTTTATTTGGCCTTAGCCCTAAACTGGGCCCTATAGCCAACTGGGGACTGAATATTGATAAAAGTGCCATTCTGGTAGATACTACCGACTATTCAACCAACGTTGAAGGTATCTACGCCATTGGTGATATCAACACCTATACAGGCAAACTGAAACTGATTCTTTGCGGATTCCACGAAGCAGCTTTAATGTGTCAGAGCGCGTTTAAACATGTTTTCCCAGATCAGCGTTTAAGTTTTAAATATACCACAGTTAATGGAGTTAACGCCTTTTAA
- a CDS encoding DUF6686 family protein has translation MCNFKQWSHSKYGYVIQCEDCKSFQVCFGTTMLTLREEEYIQFTEWVVYKTESLVPLHDKNLKCISLPTVCPQVQVLLTEKELGHLHELVQEADNEMKVKQLLSLFHD, from the coding sequence ATGTGCAACTTTAAGCAATGGAGCCACAGTAAATATGGTTATGTTATTCAATGTGAGGATTGTAAGAGCTTTCAGGTTTGTTTTGGCACAACTATGCTAACCCTGCGGGAGGAAGAATATATACAGTTTACAGAATGGGTGGTGTACAAAACGGAATCTCTCGTACCTTTGCACGACAAAAATTTAAAGTGCATTTCATTGCCTACTGTATGCCCCCAGGTTCAGGTATTATTAACTGAGAAGGAATTAGGGCACTTGCATGAATTGGTGCAGGAAGCAGATAACGAAATGAAAGTGAAGCAGTTATTAAGCCTTTTTCACGACTGA
- the folD gene encoding bifunctional methylenetetrahydrofolate dehydrogenase/methenyltetrahydrofolate cyclohydrolase FolD, with protein MQILDGKIASQSVKEQLAAEVHQLLAAGNRAPHLAAILVGSNGASETYVASKVKNCAEIGFESTLIRLNADVSEEELLNTIRQLNEDPKIDGILVQLPLPKHISEPKVIETISAEKDVDGFHPVSVGRLVQGLETFIPATPYGIMLMLEHYKIPTKGKHAVVIGRSNIVGRPMSVLLSSNHPYGNCTVTICHSHTPDLAAVCRQGDIIVAALGKPEFVTADMVKEGAIIIDVGITRVEDATAKKGFRIKGDVAFDQVSPKASYITPVPGGVGLMTIAGLMKNTLVAYKRTLQ; from the coding sequence ATGCAAATACTTGATGGAAAAATTGCATCCCAGTCTGTAAAAGAACAATTAGCAGCAGAGGTGCACCAACTACTGGCAGCAGGTAACAGAGCGCCGCACCTGGCAGCTATTTTAGTAGGTAGCAATGGCGCCAGCGAAACATATGTAGCCAGTAAGGTAAAAAACTGTGCAGAAATTGGCTTTGAATCTACGCTGATACGCTTAAATGCTGATGTAAGTGAAGAGGAGTTGCTCAATACTATCCGCCAGTTAAACGAAGATCCCAAAATTGATGGCATACTTGTTCAGTTGCCGCTTCCCAAACATATCAGCGAACCCAAAGTAATAGAAACCATTTCTGCTGAAAAAGATGTAGATGGTTTTCACCCCGTAAGTGTGGGCAGGTTGGTACAAGGTTTGGAAACCTTTATACCGGCTACTCCTTATGGTATCATGTTAATGTTGGAGCATTACAAAATTCCCACCAAAGGCAAGCATGCCGTGGTTATTGGACGCAGTAACATTGTAGGCCGCCCTATGAGTGTGCTGCTAAGCAGCAACCATCCTTACGGTAACTGTACCGTAACTATCTGTCATTCTCACACGCCTGATCTGGCTGCTGTTTGCCGCCAGGGCGATATCATTGTAGCCGCTTTAGGTAAGCCTGAATTTGTTACAGCTGATATGGTAAAAGAAGGTGCTATTATTATAGACGTGGGTATTACCCGTGTAGAAGACGCCACTGCTAAAAAAGGATTCCGCATAAAAGGGGATGTTGCGTTTGACCAGGTTTCACCTAAAGCATCTTACATTACTCCTGTGCCAGGTGGCGTGGGTTTAATGACCATTGCCGGTTTGATGAAGAATACCCTGGTTGCGTACAAAAGAACGCTCCAATAA
- a CDS encoding 7-carboxy-7-deazaguanine synthase QueE, translating into MNELVETATAVTLPVMEAFYTIQGEGFHQGKAAYFIRLGGCDVGCFWCDVKDSWDASIHPPFSTQQIVATALQEVNRTHGQANHLIAVVTGGEPLMHNLDELTLALQAAGFDTNIETSGSSPLSGHWNWICLSPKKFKAPVPEILPVANELKVVIFNKHDFEWAEQYAAQVSSTCKLYLQPEWDKSAVVLPLIIDYIKANPQWQLSAQVHKYINVP; encoded by the coding sequence ATGAATGAATTAGTGGAAACAGCAACTGCAGTTACGCTACCAGTGATGGAAGCCTTTTATACCATACAGGGAGAAGGCTTTCATCAGGGTAAAGCTGCGTATTTTATACGCCTGGGCGGATGTGACGTAGGTTGTTTCTGGTGCGATGTGAAAGATAGCTGGGACGCTTCCATACACCCTCCATTTTCTACGCAGCAAATTGTAGCAACAGCCCTCCAGGAGGTAAACCGTACTCATGGACAGGCTAACCATTTGATTGCAGTAGTTACAGGTGGCGAACCTTTAATGCATAACCTGGATGAATTAACCCTAGCCTTACAGGCCGCAGGTTTTGATACCAATATTGAAACTTCCGGCTCCAGCCCTTTAAGTGGGCACTGGAACTGGATTTGCCTGTCTCCTAAAAAATTCAAAGCCCCTGTGCCCGAAATTTTACCAGTGGCCAACGAGTTGAAGGTGGTCATTTTCAACAAACACGATTTTGAATGGGCCGAGCAATACGCTGCACAGGTTTCTTCTACCTGTAAACTATATCTGCAACCTGAATGGGATAAGTCGGCAGTAGTACTTCCTTTAATTATAGATTATATCAAAGCCAATCCACAGTGGCAATTGAGCGCCCAGGTGCACAAATATATTAACGTGCCCTAA
- a CDS encoding OmpA family protein, with amino-acid sequence MEKLVLLLALFVTLSGNAQYNPEKVNKKALQAYEKAMLQLRDGFIKDAVPLLSKAIEYDANYVDAYLSLAGVYGELKNYAKSIEYYQLANSKDSDYCKIYNLSYSINLAGAGRFTEALQAVEKFMSIPTLNERSKASGQYRLNCFRFAVNYAATHKDSSYVFAPINLGDSINTEKNEFYPSFTIDDSLFVFTRHGEGVREDFIESTLLHSPDRYSKWEVINGSINVEPSKGAINISQDGEWLLFAGNFANQGLGNFDLYISYNTPEGWSEPVNLGPNVNTDFWESAPTISPDKNALYFSSSRPGGYGGKDLYVSYRQPNGRWSRAVNMGPSINTRGDEQAPFIHADNMSLYFTSDGLPGYGSADIFIARKQSDGSWGTPENLGYPINTIEHEGTLYVASNGITAYYASDRSDSRGGLDLYRFDMRPEVRPIKTLYVKGTVSDATTGKGIPSTVELTDNQQQKTITKIQTDETGHYFITLPTGKDYTFTVNRKGYLFYSDIYALSNKPADTTYQKDIPLQPIVLNATVTLKNIQFNSNSTNLEPVSKIELDKLVQLLGDNFSLHVQISGHTDNTGNAAQNIALSTSRAKSVVDYLVSKGIDAKRLTWKGYGSAKPIADNNTEIGKALNRRTEFTITGL; translated from the coding sequence ATGGAAAAGTTGGTTTTACTATTAGCGCTGTTTGTTACTCTGTCCGGCAATGCACAATACAACCCGGAAAAAGTAAACAAAAAGGCACTACAGGCTTACGAAAAAGCAATGCTACAACTGAGGGATGGCTTTATTAAAGATGCCGTTCCACTTTTAAGCAAGGCTATTGAATATGACGCCAATTATGTAGATGCTTACTTATCACTGGCCGGCGTTTATGGAGAACTGAAAAACTATGCTAAAAGCATTGAATACTACCAGCTGGCTAATAGCAAAGACAGTGACTATTGTAAGATATATAACCTATCCTATTCTATTAACCTGGCAGGAGCCGGAAGATTCACGGAAGCACTACAGGCTGTAGAAAAATTTATGTCTATCCCTACGCTTAACGAACGTAGCAAAGCCAGTGGCCAGTATCGCCTGAACTGCTTTCGCTTTGCCGTAAATTACGCAGCTACTCATAAAGATTCCAGTTACGTGTTTGCCCCCATTAACCTGGGCGATAGCATCAACACAGAAAAGAATGAGTTCTATCCTTCCTTTACCATTGACGACAGTTTGTTTGTATTTACCAGGCATGGAGAAGGTGTAAGAGAAGATTTTATAGAAAGTACGCTATTGCACTCACCGGATCGCTATTCTAAATGGGAAGTTATTAATGGTTCTATTAATGTTGAGCCTTCTAAAGGAGCTATCAATATTTCGCAGGATGGGGAATGGTTATTGTTCGCCGGCAATTTTGCCAACCAGGGATTGGGCAACTTTGACTTATACATTTCGTATAACACACCTGAAGGCTGGAGCGAACCTGTAAACCTCGGTCCTAATGTGAATACAGATTTCTGGGAAAGCGCTCCTACTATCAGCCCCGACAAAAACGCGCTCTACTTTAGCAGTAGCAGGCCCGGTGGATATGGTGGTAAGGATTTGTATGTAAGCTATCGCCAGCCTAATGGCCGATGGTCACGCGCTGTAAACATGGGGCCTTCTATTAATACCCGTGGGGATGAGCAAGCGCCTTTTATTCATGCTGATAACATGAGCCTGTATTTCACTTCTGATGGTTTACCTGGTTATGGCAGTGCAGATATCTTTATTGCCCGTAAACAGTCGGATGGTAGCTGGGGCACACCTGAAAACCTGGGCTATCCTATTAATACCATTGAGCATGAAGGCACATTATATGTAGCTTCCAATGGTATTACTGCTTACTATGCCAGCGATCGCAGCGACTCGCGTGGCGGGCTGGATTTATACAGGTTTGACATGCGTCCGGAAGTAAGGCCTATTAAAACCTTGTATGTAAAAGGTACTGTTTCTGATGCTACTACAGGAAAAGGCATTCCCAGCACTGTTGAGTTAACGGATAACCAGCAACAGAAAACAATTACCAAAATACAAACCGATGAAACAGGTCACTATTTCATCACCTTACCAACCGGCAAGGATTACACCTTTACTGTTAACCGTAAAGGCTACCTCTTTTACAGTGACATTTATGCATTAAGCAACAAACCTGCCGACACCACCTATCAGAAAGATATTCCATTACAACCTATTGTACTCAATGCAACAGTTACGCTCAAAAACATCCAGTTCAACAGCAATTCTACCAACCTGGAACCGGTTAGTAAAATTGAACTGGACAAACTGGTTCAGTTGTTAGGCGACAACTTTAGCCTGCACGTACAAATCAGCGGTCATACTGATAATACCGGTAATGCAGCTCAGAACATTGCGTTATCTACCAGCCGTGCAAAATCGGTTGTAGACTACCTGGTAAGTAAAGGCATTGATGCCAAGCGTCTTACCTGGAAGGGTTATGGCTCAGCCAAACCAATAGCGGATAATAATACTGAAATAGGAAAAGCCCTGAACCGGAGAACAGAATTTACAATAACCGGACTATAA
- the dprA gene encoding DNA-processing protein DprA, giving the protein MLANKQDDLLYQIALTMVPHIGAVQAKILIDHFGDASSVFKANSKQLSGIENIGTVRAGSITNFSGFQAAEEQIRFIEKYRIQPLFITDAHYPQRLLHCNDAPTILYYKGNAHLNATKVISVIGTRGCTHYGRQVTEKLIADLAGLDVLVVSGLALGVDAIAHKAALTHGLETVGVLAHGLDTLYPYQHKALAKEMVEHGGLLTEFCQGTAPDKHNFPKRNRIVAGMADATILIETAIKGGSIITAELAYSYNRELFAIPGKITDAKSAGCNQLIQNNKAILLTDTSQLLETMGWAKPAPAPDTPLPVETTDLSKEEQIIVAICREKELTHIDDLQSRSGLHSSAVATAVLQLELQGLLISLAGKMYQLTI; this is encoded by the coding sequence ATGCTTGCTAACAAACAGGACGATCTGTTATACCAGATTGCCTTAACCATGGTACCTCATATTGGAGCAGTACAGGCTAAAATATTAATTGATCATTTTGGTGATGCTTCTTCTGTTTTTAAAGCCAACAGTAAACAACTCAGTGGCATTGAAAATATAGGCACAGTGCGCGCCGGCAGCATCACCAACTTTTCCGGCTTTCAGGCGGCTGAAGAGCAAATCCGGTTTATTGAAAAATACCGGATTCAGCCTTTATTTATAACAGATGCCCACTATCCTCAACGTTTATTGCATTGCAATGACGCCCCTACCATCCTTTATTATAAAGGCAATGCCCATTTAAATGCCACCAAAGTAATCAGTGTTATTGGCACAAGGGGGTGCACCCATTATGGCAGACAGGTTACAGAAAAGCTGATTGCAGATTTGGCTGGTTTAGACGTACTTGTTGTCAGTGGCCTTGCTTTAGGCGTTGATGCTATTGCACATAAAGCAGCTTTAACTCACGGACTGGAGACCGTGGGGGTGCTGGCACATGGCTTAGACACCTTATATCCTTACCAACATAAAGCTCTGGCTAAAGAAATGGTAGAACACGGTGGGCTGCTTACTGAGTTTTGCCAGGGAACAGCTCCGGATAAACATAATTTTCCCAAACGAAACCGGATTGTTGCCGGTATGGCAGATGCCACTATCCTTATTGAAACAGCCATAAAAGGGGGCAGCATCATTACGGCAGAACTGGCTTATAGTTACAACAGGGAGTTGTTTGCTATTCCGGGAAAAATTACAGATGCTAAAAGTGCAGGTTGCAACCAGCTTATCCAAAATAACAAAGCCATTTTATTAACAGATACCAGCCAGCTACTCGAAACCATGGGGTGGGCAAAACCTGCGCCTGCACCTGACACTCCCCTTCCTGTTGAAACCACTGACCTGAGCAAGGAAGAACAGATTATTGTAGCCATTTGCCGCGAAAAGGAGCTTACCCATATCGATGATTTACAAAGCCGCAGCGGCTTACATAGCAGCGCTGTGGCCACTGCAGTTTTGCAGCTGGAGTTGCAGGGTTTACTGATTTCACTTGCCGGTAAAATGTACCAGTTAACCATATAA
- the pelA gene encoding pectate lyase, with amino-acid sequence MFPKKPSRLYASFIGALLPLLSISQYTPIPTNIFNDASNHWYHISDKKNTIQPLPNQPRYQPSDITAIADNILLFQHNNGGWPKNYDMLAVLTPEQQELVKLSKSEEHTTFDNRTTYSHISYLAQVYTTTHIEKYKEAVLHGLRFILDAQYNNGGWPQYYPLEKGYSRHITYNDDAMAGIMDLLKNILDNQPTYSFVDDSFRKRLQKSFDKGLDCILKTQINDTGTPTVWCQQHDEVTLQPAWARAFEPPCICNGESVKIVQFLMSISHPSPEVVKAVQNAVAWFQASKITGITIQTIQAAADTSQYTVSHVDKIVVRDSSAPPIWTRYYELKTHRPMFCNRDSKIVYSLAEVQRERRVGYAWYTYEPQKVLDKYDNWLKKIKQ; translated from the coding sequence ATGTTCCCTAAAAAACCATCCCGGCTTTACGCCAGTTTTATCGGTGCGTTGTTGCCATTGCTATCCATTAGCCAGTATACCCCTATCCCTACCAACATATTTAATGATGCATCTAACCATTGGTATCACATCAGTGATAAGAAAAATACGATTCAGCCACTTCCCAATCAACCCCGCTATCAGCCTTCTGATATCACTGCTATAGCAGATAACATTTTATTGTTTCAGCACAACAACGGCGGCTGGCCTAAGAATTATGACATGCTGGCTGTATTAACGCCTGAACAGCAGGAACTTGTTAAACTATCCAAATCGGAAGAGCATACTACTTTTGATAACCGCACCACCTATTCGCATATCAGCTACCTTGCGCAGGTATATACCACTACACACATTGAAAAATATAAAGAAGCAGTTTTACATGGCCTGCGCTTTATACTGGATGCACAATATAATAACGGCGGCTGGCCACAGTATTATCCTTTGGAAAAAGGGTACAGCAGGCATATCACTTATAACGACGATGCCATGGCCGGCATTATGGATTTACTAAAAAACATACTTGACAATCAGCCTACCTACTCTTTTGTAGACGACAGCTTTAGAAAGCGTTTACAAAAATCTTTTGATAAAGGATTGGATTGCATTCTCAAAACCCAGATTAATGATACCGGTACTCCCACTGTATGGTGTCAGCAGCACGATGAAGTGACCCTTCAACCTGCATGGGCCCGTGCTTTTGAACCTCCTTGCATCTGTAATGGCGAAAGCGTTAAAATTGTACAGTTTCTTATGAGTATTTCGCATCCTTCGCCCGAAGTAGTTAAAGCGGTACAAAACGCAGTAGCCTGGTTTCAGGCATCTAAAATAACAGGCATTACTATACAAACCATACAGGCTGCTGCCGATACCAGTCAATACACGGTGAGCCATGTAGATAAAATAGTGGTGCGCGATTCGTCTGCCCCTCCTATCTGGACACGCTATTATGAATTAAAAACCCATCGCCCTATGTTTTGTAACAGGGACAGTAAAATAGTGTATTCCCTGGCCGAAGTTCAGCGGGAAAGACGTGTAGGCTACGCCTGGTATACCTACGAACCTCAAAAAGTGTTGGACAAATACGATAATTGGCTTAAAAAGATCAAGCAATAG
- a CDS encoding vWA domain-containing protein, producing the protein MDEYISFEQIPFGSDDFANNPESRCPCLLLVDTSASMSGLPVMQLNEGIRVFKEELTEDPLAVKRVEVAMLSFGPLQLQNDFTTVDNFQVPHLSANGDTPMGTAITMGIDLITKRKETYKAHGVGYYKPWIILITDGTPTDNWQHATQLIKEGEARNAFAFFAIGVEGANMDILSQISVRTPLRLKGLMFREFFMWLSSSMKMVSSKSPGASNTLPSPSGWSEL; encoded by the coding sequence ATGGATGAATATATTTCCTTTGAACAAATCCCTTTCGGCTCAGACGATTTTGCTAATAACCCTGAATCAAGATGTCCGTGCCTGTTATTGGTAGATACCTCTGCTTCTATGTCGGGATTACCTGTTATGCAGTTAAATGAGGGCATCAGAGTTTTTAAGGAAGAGTTGACCGAAGACCCATTGGCAGTAAAACGGGTAGAAGTAGCCATGCTTAGCTTTGGCCCTCTTCAGCTACAAAACGACTTTACCACTGTTGATAACTTCCAGGTACCGCATTTAAGTGCCAATGGCGATACGCCTATGGGCACTGCTATTACTATGGGCATTGATTTGATTACCAAAAGAAAGGAAACCTATAAAGCCCATGGTGTAGGTTACTATAAACCCTGGATTATACTCATTACGGATGGCACCCCTACAGATAACTGGCAACATGCCACTCAACTGATTAAGGAGGGAGAAGCCCGTAATGCGTTTGCATTTTTCGCTATTGGTGTGGAAGGCGCCAATATGGATATATTAAGCCAGATTTCTGTTCGTACTCCTTTACGACTGAAGGGGCTTATGTTCCGCGAGTTTTTTATGTGGCTGTCTTCTTCCATGAAGATGGTAAGCAGTAAAAGCCCGGGGGCCAGCAACACTTTACCTTCACCTTCCGGATGGAGTGAATTATGA
- a CDS encoding PP2C family serine/threonine-protein phosphatase: MMWKAIGKSVTGSLHVQAGKGCEDAIHYSIDNHSAALICFVSDGAGSATQAAIASKLATQTAHDFIVHQLQQHQPVTEPDIYQLAESVFDALQQHAAHSKTSLAEYACTLLGCIIFAEYACFIQVGDGAIVKNTGNDFYAPVWWPHNGEYQNTTFFINENGHPHLKVLVTEEVINEVAIFTDGLQMLTLNYESNTAHHPFFKDMFKWLRIAHHPDQVGSLNQKLEEYLSSATINNLTNDDKTLFLATRLQQSV, translated from the coding sequence ATGATGTGGAAGGCTATTGGCAAAAGCGTGACAGGCAGCCTGCATGTGCAAGCAGGAAAAGGATGTGAAGATGCTATCCATTATTCTATTGACAACCATTCAGCCGCTTTAATATGTTTTGTCAGTGACGGAGCAGGCAGCGCTACCCAAGCTGCCATAGCATCAAAGCTAGCCACTCAAACCGCGCACGATTTCATTGTTCATCAGCTACAACAGCATCAGCCGGTTACTGAACCAGATATATACCAGTTGGCAGAAAGCGTGTTTGATGCATTACAACAACATGCTGCTCATTCTAAAACATCACTGGCTGAATATGCCTGTACTTTACTGGGCTGCATCATTTTCGCGGAATATGCCTGCTTTATCCAGGTAGGCGATGGCGCTATCGTAAAAAATACAGGTAATGATTTTTATGCGCCTGTCTGGTGGCCACATAATGGAGAATATCAGAATACCACTTTCTTTATCAATGAAAATGGGCATCCTCATTTGAAAGTGCTTGTTACAGAAGAGGTTATTAACGAGGTAGCCATTTTTACCGATGGCCTGCAAATGCTAACGCTGAACTATGAGAGCAATACCGCCCATCATCCTTTTTTTAAAGACATGTTTAAGTGGCTACGCATTGCGCATCATCCTGATCAGGTGGGTTCATTAAATCAGAAGCTGGAAGAATACCTGAGCAGCGCCACTATTAATAATCTCACCAACGACGACAAAACCCTTTTCCTGGCCACCCGCTTACAACAATCTGTATAA